One genomic segment of Methylocystis hirsuta includes these proteins:
- a CDS encoding ParB/RepB/Spo0J family partition protein, which produces MRRIKAGVSVEDLAEDIARRGLLQSLSVRPVVDDQGAETGAFAVSAGGRRLAALKLLVKQKRLAKNAPVPCIVKADGIEEEDSLAENTMREALHPLDQFRAFKNLQDQGVTIDEIAARFFVGAPVVRQRLKLAAASQKLLDLYVAEELSLEQLMAFCVTDDHARQEEVWETLSRSYNKEPYTIRRLLTEGAVKAGDKRAVFVGVEAYEAAGGLVLRDLFQQDHGGWLQDVALLDRLAREKLAETADTLRAEGWKWSQIAIDFPYGHTKGLRRLPATYAPISEDQQARYDAALAEYDALSDEHEGAEDLPEEVDRRLAELEKEMAAVDERPAIYDPTELSRAGIFVSIDYDGALKVERGFVRPEDEEPVGAPAAGAPTESVAAPKPAGDSAVGSPDGNAADQDETEVSSKLSDRLLSELTAHRTLALRVALANDPEAAFLAATHALALKSFYASGRFDGCIEIDVKSAPLGGYASGLADSATARAIDEAQGRWQLRLPKKSDDLWDWLLKADRESTAGLFAFCVGQSVNALQLPHERCSKALDHADRLADMSGSI; this is translated from the coding sequence ATGCGCCGGATCAAGGCGGGGGTGAGCGTCGAAGATCTGGCCGAGGATATCGCAAGGCGTGGCTTGCTGCAGTCCTTGAGCGTTCGGCCGGTCGTGGACGACCAGGGCGCCGAAACGGGCGCGTTCGCGGTCAGCGCTGGCGGGCGACGTCTGGCGGCGCTTAAATTGCTCGTCAAGCAGAAGCGCCTCGCCAAGAACGCGCCCGTACCATGCATCGTGAAAGCCGACGGGATCGAGGAAGAAGATTCGCTCGCCGAGAATACGATGCGCGAGGCATTGCATCCGCTTGATCAGTTTCGGGCGTTCAAGAATCTGCAGGATCAGGGCGTCACGATTGACGAGATCGCCGCGCGGTTTTTCGTCGGCGCGCCGGTGGTGCGACAGAGACTGAAGCTCGCAGCGGCGAGCCAGAAACTGCTCGATCTGTACGTCGCCGAGGAGTTGAGCCTCGAGCAGCTCATGGCCTTTTGCGTCACCGACGACCATGCGCGGCAGGAGGAAGTGTGGGAGACTCTGAGCCGTTCCTACAATAAGGAGCCCTACACGATCCGCCGCCTGCTGACCGAAGGCGCGGTGAAGGCGGGGGACAAGCGCGCGGTCTTCGTCGGCGTTGAAGCCTATGAGGCGGCGGGCGGGCTCGTCCTTCGCGATCTCTTCCAGCAGGATCATGGCGGCTGGCTGCAGGATGTGGCGCTGCTCGACCGGCTGGCGCGAGAGAAGCTCGCGGAGACCGCCGACACGCTGCGCGCCGAAGGCTGGAAATGGTCGCAGATCGCAATCGATTTCCCCTATGGCCACACGAAAGGGCTGCGGCGGCTGCCGGCGACTTATGCGCCGATCTCGGAGGACCAGCAGGCGCGTTACGACGCCGCGCTCGCCGAATATGACGCACTGTCAGATGAGCACGAGGGCGCGGAAGATCTTCCCGAAGAGGTCGACCGCAGGCTCGCGGAACTTGAAAAGGAGATGGCGGCGGTTGACGAGCGGCCCGCCATCTACGATCCGACCGAACTCTCGCGCGCCGGGATTTTTGTCAGCATCGACTACGACGGGGCCCTGAAGGTCGAGCGCGGCTTTGTCCGTCCCGAAGATGAGGAGCCCGTTGGCGCGCCGGCCGCTGGCGCGCCCACGGAATCTGTGGCCGCCCCAAAGCCCGCGGGCGACAGTGCGGTCGGCAGTCCCGATGGAAACGCGGCCGACCAGGACGAGACGGAAGTCTCGTCAAAACTCTCCGACCGATTGTTGAGCGAACTCACCGCCCATCGCACGCTGGCGCTGCGCGTCGCCCTCGCCAATGATCCGGAGGCGGCGTTTCTCGCGGCGACCCATGCGCTGGCGCTGAAGAGTTTTTACGCTTCCGGCCGCTTCGACGGCTGCATCGAGATCGACGTCAAATCCGCGCCGCTCGGCGGCTATGCTTCGGGCCTCGCCGATAGCGCTACGGCGCGGGCGATTGATGAGGCGCAGGGCCGTTGGCAATTGCGATTGCCGAAGAAATCGGACGATCTCTGGGACTGGTTGCTGAAAGCCGATCGCGAGTCGACGGCTGGGCTTTTCGCCTTCTGTGTCGGCCAGAGCGTCAATGCGCTGCAGCTTCCGCACGAACGCTGCTCAAAGGCGCTGGATCACGCCGATCGACTGGCCGACATGTCGGGCTCGATATGA